ttcccttttatttaattagcctttactttttaaaaattatttcaacttttttactcttattattttttagtcccaacaaaaataaccttttaccacattcttactaatctataaaacaaactcctctctcttgttgctttctctagtttcccctctttcttctatttaaaataacctttctttccttttttcctctaagcctaaccaatctttctttttttaaaactcctttcctttaaggcctctgtagcgagggggcgtggcctcctgcCCTGACAGACAGAGAGGGAGCCATGAACGCCCCCTGTTGGGCAGAACCGGGACTTCCGCGGCCACCCCACCGGAAGCagaagggcgggacaggaagcggAACTATAAAAGGCTGGTCCTCCAGCTCAGTCGGGAGAGAGCTGCCGGAGGAGCAGGACGTCTCTTCCCCGCTGCGTGACCCCAGACCTAACGGAGACCGCTATcctgacagagacccagagggGCTGACAGAGCTGCAAGACGCCGGGGTCTCCGAcgagctggtggggctgccactAGCCGTCTACCCGAgcgaagcaaacaacaaccctggaacccatgtacacatggaatccaatgtaggaagtagcccagggaagccaaatcagattcagctgtgttattgactacaagccggccagcatgttgcggttggACTTTTGCCGCTGACCCAGTGTCGGACAACTCCACtgcagttagggccctgggctgggacgcagtggagcgggagggcctgggttcctctacccccaccaccccaacgtcaggagtgatagcctcctcacctggttgtcaggaggcctgcattggtctggcacccgcctgaatctGGATGCCAGACAGTTgcgctgactctcccaccagagaggtaacctcccctagactgcgacagctctgccggactgtaggccagagcccccctacttgcttgctgccccaccctgatcagtggccaggcaaatggaccttctgttgctctgcctgcctgcctgtaggccacagccccttctcgattgccgccccgccctgattgagggccctgggcaaacagactctctaccattacttggcctgactgcaggctagaaccattaacactgagatacttttcccctgaaccaaggtacccagaagtatcatagcaaagggcgtggtctcccgcccagacggacggggagggagccgtgaaccccttacagtctctctttctactcattcatactttttctctaaatatgtcaaaacacaggcacacaaccttcccccggccaaacacagaaaaataatacaaaataaattttcaaaatggctgacggcaccaaaaacatacacgactggaaatggggatggagggcgggacgtaaatgctacacagtgcatggaaacctatcaaaaagtacatggtgatgaaagctatcgagcagttaactactcacatgTGCACGGCAggcggccaatggggaagaagccatgtTCTGGTacgaagctcccagggaagggaggctggcttttcccagagctagggcagctgggcagcttcaatgaccgggctctccttagtgcacattGTTCTTATCCTATGAAAGCATGTCCATAGGCTGCTGTGGGCTGGCGGGTGGTTCTTGAACGCCTCCAGGATGAagatggtctgagaagccaggctttggaccgaggagttgctgtcctgctgcaagcctttgaggtctaagattgaaaggaaggaaatggaggtcagagccacagcgctctggagagccccagcagaccaagccagcgctgtacctctcggcctgtgacaaggaggcagcaggctgggaggcgggaggcaggggactagcaggaGCAACCAGCAACCttcactaaacatccctgctgccctccacaaatgagggagcctccagacacaggcaagaagtcccaatgaaccccattcactcactatttctaggactgccccatccctgcagtatctgagcacctcatccctggcTGTATTTACCCTACGCCTTCCCCccaatgcacagatgggcacttaggtccagagagggggagagtcataaagtgggcttggacattgttaggctatgcctaactttaggtgccctgctgccatccaggaaatgccgaggagggagctcagccattctctagctctggttgggaggcccagctgtgaacctgctctgggagtgagaaGCCTGAGCTATATCACTCCCCCCTCCGCCATTCGCCAACAAatgtggagatgctgctctgccctgcgctgcccaggggtccgggcatgcagcaaggaggtaggtgaccggacgtcacctctgcctcatttggagcagtggcttcaccccaggcaccccacgtggaggtgactgctccaaacactgggctagtgagtacaaggggggaggcagcaccccacctcggctGTGTTTGGTGGGGGGGCAATCGTCTCtgaaggccagccagctcaggcccagtttggggatctgccaggccgcagctctgaggtcagggctaagtgccttgcacatgccaaccagcagacacgacagggtgagggggcagctgatcaggggtttggggatctacattttgcatccctttgtggctctcgcccgagatcatgttgctggcgtcggagattgaacccagcccacggccctgggccgttcatccccctagcgctcagtgctcaaagcaggtaccacccaccgttgcagatggcatccagcttgtcctggctcctctggtccagctgccgggcagcgagccctacacatacaaacagctcgtcacatccccgcatccccagcgagggtgtcaaatgtcaccctccaagcaaccccttgcttcccccacccctcgctggccaggacgcgctcccgagtccccaggggaaagggtgagtccacagggatggttacagggctggttgccaaaagagagcacagcaccttgagggttcactaccaagagcccatggtggggtatggggggcggggaatggggactgcatggggagcagtggggttagaggggccccatcagcccaGTTTGGGGTGCGCTTGCTCCTGCGGACTTCTGACACCCTTGATCCTGCATTGGACAATCAGGAGCCCAAGGGTTACTTATCGCTGCTGACAGGGACTGAGGAGAGCCTGGGACCGGATCCAGCCCCCCTGTTAAAGGGACCCCTGCTCTGTGTTTACCTATGAACCTGATGGCCGCTTGTCTAAGTGGAGtctgtgggttctccagaaaggccatggtctggcacagaaagttgttggctctccccttgtagcgcgtcagctaggaccagaacaagggagcacaaggttattaaaggcctttccgtcccgcaggccgggttccaggtgtgtggagcgcacgtcctgttttcacccctctttcctgtgccggggggatcacgcagagggactacacccagggccaggagtggtcccagggctggggctcagtgtgggcacagagccgggcaatggggggtgccctATCCACCGATTCCCCCGCTCCTACCACGAGGGCTGCgcagtgaatgacctgagggctccctcaccaggcagtcacagctttgccaggtatccttgcgctggatgaagccaccaagctggtgccacttcaggaattctgccgcactgctgagggtgtcccaacacacctgcaaaacaagtggggccagggcgagTCGACCACGGTTACGGGAGCTGGAAGCCACTAGCCTCGTTACCCGGAGGCGGGGAGGCCGTGCGTGCTGAATGCTTCCCGGCCCCAGGTTTCTTGCGGAAGGGCGGCGGTGTGGCTAAGGCAATAGCTGGAGACctgactcaattcccagctctccctgcaggaactcaggcaagttgcttaggcccagggctgcaaagggatttaggtgcctaatgcctatgggtgatcaatacttttgaggcgctaggcctcatgctgtgcctcagttccccacctcatggtgggtaggagggtgaattcattagtgctggtggcatttggctcccaagtgatggtggccatgagcgctagcatgtgcagagacacctggggcggggggagggggggcggcttgGGCATCTCATGTCTAGTACGGGCTGTCCGGGCCGCTTGGCCAAGGGCACACTGGGTCCTGCGCACCATCTGGAGACTGGgtagccctgctcctggtaggggccatggccagggttgtgctcttcccaccagcacagccagggaatgtgcggaggccagtggctgtaggagtggtgaggcgacccctccccccacccaatctctcagcctggctgcagggggggagtgttgggctcagaggatgcagggaagactcagcagttgggtggggcgccatggtcatggcgctactgcactcaacgttcaagtgattttgagctcctgactgtcacagcactgagcacctgccctctgtcagCGAGACCCTTTCAAGAGGGGGTGTCACATGCTGCCCCCTCAAAACAAATTACTGGTCACTCTGTAACGGTAtccgctgcaggctccagctcgtggcctcacctgggacacgttgggacactcatcatgcacgaggaggagcagcgggaccAGGCTCTGGAGCACATGCGCCTTCATCCGCCTCCTGTTGAGCCCCCTTACAAGCTCCAGCAGGTGTTTAAAGAGGGTGATGGAGAGCACCCAGAGCCtgctggacacctgcaagagacgacgtggggaggagacgctgtgacagtcattctcacccagcggggcaagcagatgtctgccctgcagggggtattggtaactcacccccagccatacagccacagctggggccagagtctcatggGCATAGCGCCATTGAAGGCAATCGAGATGCAGATTTCCACCAGTTGAGGGGCTGGCCTGGTAACTtcttggccagggagagcagtaaggtggggtgagactgcccctgggctctcacagccagctctgggcacactgacatcagcacacacctgtgtcagccaagggggaatgctcagggcagagcagtgccaggacaggggtggcagagagggagtgatgaggaaagattcaaagagcaAAGGAGGGGGTGTAGTTTGTCCTCCCGCTTTGCGGGCCCAGCTCACACTGCTCTTGACCCACAGCGGCCCTCTAGCCAGGCCAAGGGGGCCAGGCGTCGGGGGCAAATTCCTACACTGGTGTTTGTTCGAGCCACGCACAgggacctggggtggatttaacccagggccaaggagtggtaaatgtgcaggagttcccagatagggggccttggaacccatgactggaagccacccagcctccaggggctcggggtgggctgagggttgccccactcctgtgcatgggtttcttgttaactcagagccagccccgcttggtcacatggtgctgctgggcccccgccctgcatggctgctggcagagctgaacctgtccagtgaccagggaggcagggcgagctgtgccaagcagggagaaccaggagcaatagctggatgctgtagggaagggccactgctttctgggaggtgaggctgaggaggcagcctggggacggggtgacttgagctgttctgggagtggctgaacctttaaacggtgactcccaatcagcagttacatgtcacctctgggcaccaggttctagaccagGCAGTTCTCTGCGTGacgtctgttgtaaaagtgttcataagttcacctcacctcagtccctggaaaaatcatggagcaggtcctcaaggaatcaattatgaaacacttagaggagaggaaagtgatcaggaacagtcagcatggattcaccaaggggaagtcgtgcctgactaacctaattgccttctatgaggagataactggctctgtggatgaggggaaagcagtggatgtgttattccttgactttagcaaagcttttgatacggtctcccacagtattcttgccaccaagttaaagaagtatgggctggatgaatggactgtaaggtggatagaaagctggctagatcgtcgggctcaagggatagtgatcaatggctccatgtctagttggcagccggtttcaagcggagtgccctaagggtcggtcctggggccagttttgtttaatatctttattaatgatctggaggatggtgtggactgcactctcagcaagtttgcaggtgacactaaactgggaggcgtggtagatacgctggagggtagggatcagatacagagggacctagacaaattggaggattgggccaaaagaaacctgatgaggttcaacaaggacaagtgcagagtcctgcacttaggacggaagaatcctatgcactgctacagactagggaccgaatggctaggtagcagttctgcagaaaaggacctaggggtcacagtggacgagaagctggatatgagtcaacagtgtgctcttgttgccaagaaggctaatggcattttgggttgtataagtaggggcattgccagcagatcgagggatgtgatcgttcccctttatgcgacattggtgaggcctcatctggagtactgtgtccagttttgggccccacactacaagaaggatgtggaaatattggaaagagtccagcggagggcaacaaaaatgattaggggtctggagcacatgacttatgaggagagtctgaggaaactgggattgtttattctccaaaagagaagaatgaggggggatttgatagttgctttcaactacctgaaggggggttccaaagaggatggagctcggctgttctcagtggtggcagttgacagaacaaggagcaatggtctcaagttgcagtgggggaggtctaggttggatattaggaaacactatttcgctaggagggtggtgaagcactggaatgctttacctagggaggtggtggaatctccttccttggaggtttttaaggcccgggttgacaaagccctggctgggatgatttagttgggaattggtcctgctttgagcagggggttggactagatgacctcctgaggtcccttccaaccctgatattctatcattctatgattcttttagcctgtttatttgatttggctgcgctcttcctgtctggccacttcgtagtaggttcttggaacagcagttctgagttgtctttccatgaggagttgtgctggactagatgcaggagctgctgttggtgttgatctgtaattcagaggagcaaggaatggatcttcctgctgtcagatgtttttggctgtctgcgcagctctctcagcctctccattcgcttgtgAGTAATGTGGGCTGCCAGTGACatgagcaaaatcatatttcattcagactgacttaaattctgctgcagtgaattgtgggacattgtccatcactagttgttctggatacagaaatgagcaaacgtacacttcagtttctcaataacactgcaacatgttatgtctttcaagtacattatttctatatagctggaaaaatagtccacaatgacctggcaatgatgtcctctgaatttacaaaaatctgcagctagtctttcccagttctctctcttgtagaggtggttgttcactggttcagcattgcctcttaagttgatttggacaagatcacctttcaaaagcccaatagcatcagatcctcaagttcttccatctttctcactaggcccatcatggctgctacactgcagctgagaaggttgttggtctttgatctcatacacacggaacgcaaagcttttgtctttgtaaattggttcggtgatgaactggcccatgcagttcaaaatcccttcagggagggtcagagctgtgtgacatcagctctcgagtcaactttaaagtcaatagtcttgctttgaatattcaatgtcactctccaggcgggcgccatgtcatcacaagtgatagatcccagaatcaatgggtcttgattgtctgcaatatgagtcaactccctgactgcttcagtgcaatgaacagctgcaaaatgtccatatttcaggcatttattacagcatgcgcctctggctggacatgtatcatcccttgggatatgacttttccacaccttgtgcatgtagactggcatttgtccctcttagcctgcgaattctctctccttacctcagggattttatgagaaagacttttaacacttaagtgtctgtttgtagcttttaagctagttgcaggtttttcaatttgcttttgcctgttgtttgactaattctgactcttgctcgctgtatagctgtgggtagagttaaatctctcttcggcggtagctactgtgaaaggtttttagcagtgttgttatagctgtgacagtcccaggatattagaggtaggtgagggaatatcatttagacctcacctggcttgtctctatgaaaggtttttatcttttaacccaataaccaacctgtttctgaaattttcatgttttacattccccaaatcacagttttcagccaggggatgcagaggtcttctaaaactttcaacattttcccctggttcttgaattctttgctgaaaacatgctctttaataaaccacatttccctcggttataaagtgtgcatcaatcctaaccacaacccttgcatagttgtctttgtgatggtcttcagtaaagtcaaaggaggtaaagatatgctctgcgtgcttctccatagcctaaattaaagtcaatacctgtatatccccagttcctttgtgcagcttgtttgcaatgcaaaatcgtgCCAAACATTGTTTCCaatctgtccattgtgaagggttatgaaaggtgacgttctctggggaatcagagtggggcatgttgatgaggtcctgcaaacttcgttgctgttccttccgtctgcaacctgtgttgctgttttcctttggtttctgttcttagtttactcctgacaccatatcatgttctgtaccagatatgtactgcctacagagcttgtttacacacaccagatggacagtgcttaatttgtaatgaaagaggtgctggggctcaagcaatttttttacaatcataactgacgcagcaagcccagaggtgccagggctaagccctggcaagccctggcacaagttgagcactgcagatgggttcatcataagaaccgttaatgctctgctggatacagctgaggttcatttaaataaggtattttacaaagCGTCACCTAGTAGTCGAACAGTATCATACAGGGTAACATGccattacacaggtagcctggcttgtttgctagactccatcccatgttaatcttactagccagctgctcctgcccccggtgtcagctcagagcagccgggcaggctctgcacaaaacttatgggagcggtctgggggcatcagagctgcactgcagtgggcataggcagatgttgaattggcacctcgctggtcttccctccagttgttgaggcctatttgcctttccctggtgatgggcgttgtgttcattaacgctatttggatttaacaccccccccataaagaacctgttctgttccccccgggcCCGAGAGGGGTTTGGTTTAAAGGGCTCACCCCAGGGCGAGATCCTGCAGCTGAGGTCCAGGAgaccctgggaacagcttgagccgggcctgtgccactactaaataaagagcggcagggtcccagcagagttcggcagggctgagggtagtatttagtgttgtgaaagctggggaggtgggtggacgctccaggagcccccactggggggttacccctagaaggcagtaatggatgggcccctttctcctgcccacttgctggatctcaccatccagtgggggactggacatcagtctggtgaacgtgccggcgggggctagtttgtggttatgaaaagcctggggagaactaggccctcctttgacgctgcgctgccatgagaacgaaggggagaggaaagggtggtagctgcagaacctacaaacggagccgtttccttatggagctcccaggccagctgtgggattcctggccagggagaggaggggcaggattttcacCAGGGTACCATCACTTGTCACCCTGGAAGCCAGTAAGAGCATTGCAgcaccctgtgctgcagaggccccctcgctgcatgcagactcaggaatgcatgtccttccacaaggggagccttgtccccaggctgccctgatccTTGTCAGCAGGCCTGCAGGACACAAGGGTTCCCATCCTTTCTGCCATATGCTCTGATGGAGAGTGAGGTAGCAGAGGAAGGCGGAAATGGGCTCACGTCATTTACAACAATCCTTTTTCTGGCTAGGACCATACACAGGCCCTGCTAGCCCACCCGCCAGCCCCCATTCACAGGTCCGCAGTTTGAACGGGCTCCCATGAGCCACCAGGCCTTACATCATCAATGAAAGGCAGGAGTTTCTCAGCCACTTGCACAGCCGCGCGGCTGGCGCTCTGCCTGTCCATGCCGGCAAGGATGTTTTTCAGCACGGTGATGGCCTCGGCGATGATGTCCCGGTCTACCTCCTGTAGTTGCTCCAGGACCTCTGGCAGCAGACGCTGGAGTTTCCCCACCTGCGTGAAATGAGGAGCTGCTTTACAAAACACCCTCCAGTGACCCACAAGCCATTTCCAAAACAACGTCCACCTCCCCTGCAGACAGAGGCATGGGAActaagggggtgctgcagcactcccaggttttacatggggctctgctcctggccccgctcacagggtcccagctgccagccctgcgccaacccccatctgtggccccagcctcggtccccttgctccatccacctcccccgcccccggctcctggagccatggccctgctcctgagcccagctctaggggtggcagggggtgtgggcaggggtaagggggggtgcagcacctccactataaaatgtcttccagcgcccctgcctccAGGTGACATGTTAGAACCTCAAAGCCTTTGCACAGCCAGCTAGGATCacgggcagcagggccggctacCTGCAACATAAGCAGCTGCTTCCTTGTACCCCAGATCTCAGGGGATGGTATTTATTAGCAGGTATCATCTGTGGAAAATTCTCTGCACAACACGttgaccccaaataaatcaagtcTATTATTGTTATAGGGGTTCAAATAGCACCTCGAGGGCCTATCTGCAATCAGGGCTTGTGCTGGGGGATTTCCAGGCACAGTAAGAGACGTCCCCTGCCCTAGAGCTTACAGGCTAGGCACACAAAGGAAGGAtttctatccccattgtacagacatggaactcaggcacagagaggctacgtgactcgcccatggtcacccagggagtctggcagagccaggaaccgaaCCTGGGTTCTCCCGAGTCCCTGTCCTTACAGCCCAGCCTAGAGGAGGGAGCCAATTTTGCACACGAGTTCTAGGGTTGGTCTGTTACTAAAAGCCAGATtcaatcatttctgtatttggtttttgaacctttcaaagacagccccacaaaacatttttgaagagggtccagagaagagcttgagaacatgacctatgaaggaaggctgaaagaattgggtttgtttagtttgaaaaagagaagactgagaggggacatgatagcagttttcaggtatctaaaagggtgtcataaggaggagggagaaaacttgttcaccttagtctctaaggatagaacaagaagcaatgggcttaaactgcagcaagggaggtttaggttggacattaggaaaaaattcctaactgtcagggtggttaaacactggaataaattgcctagggaggttgtggaatctccatctctggaggtatttaagagtaggttagataactgtctatcagggatggtctaggcaatatttggtcctgccatgagggcagggaactggactcgatgacctctcgaggtcccttccaatcctagaatctatgaatctatgaaaatctcaaccggcatcagggaaaaaaatgtgtcaaatacAGGCTAACCGGTTCCGGAAGAAAAAATGAACCACAAGCAAGTGAAAACCAGGCGGAGGCGCATGGAACGATGGGAATGGTGTATGACAAAGAATGACAGTCACGCCCTCTCCATGTCTGATAGAATTGTAGTCCGGGTTTAATAAATCGGACTGACCCGCTATTCTCAAGGTAAGTAAATTATCATTAGTGAGAGTTGCCTTCAGATTGTCTCCTCTTTACCAGGCTGCCAGATCTGTGTATTTaagccccaagggttttctctGCCTTCACTATATTGTGTGTATCAAACTTGTCTTAGCAGCAAAAGGCCCCTGTAGAGCTCTTCAGAGGAGCAAGTGCTGCGGGACAGAGCTGTGACGTCAACAGTTAAAACCTATGAGGCTTTAAATGGGatttgtaggaaaaaatggttcctAATTGAAGCAAAATGGCTCTGTCTGGGCGTCCCTGATCACTGGTGTCGCCAGCATTCCCTGGGGTCTagagtccacagctctgctgctaatctagtgctagggttctttggatcacagagaccccagacacaatcaggcccggcagtgccaggtactgcacacacccagagacacaccccgcaggagccaggcttggagacttgcccaaggtcaccaagcaggtcagtgacagagccaggaatagaagccagggctcctgactcgAGGCCAGGGTCATGTCCCCATGGAAGGTTTCaatgaccccagccctgcagcagctccctgcggttctgggtttatcccccagccctcctcccctctcaccttgtctgggcacagggacaggttcaGGAGGCCTTTGAGCGCCAGCCAGCGCACCACAGTGTTGGGGTCTCTCAGCTGCCCACTCAACTGATCCAGGATGgcgtcttcctgcttattgccaaggtcagggcactggAGGAGCTAACACACCAACAGCGAAACAAGCTAGAGAACGGGGCTGGACCCTCACGACTCATCTCTGCCAAGGGGCCCTTAGCTCCACCTGCCACGGGCACAGCATGCGCTGTACTCCGGGCACTGCGATTGGTCACCGTGTGTGCCCCACTGAAACGCTGCTAGCGCAACGGGCCCTCAAGGCTCCAGCCGAGATCAAGGCCTACCCTGCTCCCTCACTAAGGCTCAGCTGCatgcagagcagggagggagggggctgcagccttgTGTTCCAAAGGGCCACCCGGTCTACGGGGGGCAGGTGAATTGGCCGTGGATGGGCCCGGCCTGCGCATGGCATACGGACGTCAGAGGGGGCTTGAGGGCCGAGGTCACACAAGGGACCATTCTATGGAGCTGAGCCTTGGGGAACAAGAGACACCCGACCCTGGGCTTTGCTCCAGCCCCGCAACACCAGCTGGGGCCGGTAACAATGTCCAGAGTCAGTGACTCCACCCCTAGGGCTTTAggagctttccctgcccctggtcacccacccacccccagagccacctacccctctcctggccataggcatgggcggcgagttctatgggccctcggtgcctgggcaccatgggcctcGGCCCCGCCTTCTGCCCCCACGTCTCCTGGGCCATTTAAAAGAGCCTggggcccccactcaccacccgcagtgcagcggagctgagtggcttcctgcctgcttgctccacatggctgccggcccctccctgcggcccctgagtggggtgggtctgtgtcccactgtcatggagtgtgggggagtcagggccccgcac
Above is a genomic segment from Chrysemys picta bellii isolate R12L10 unplaced genomic scaffold, ASM1138683v2 scaf548, whole genome shotgun sequence containing:
- the LOC135978932 gene encoding maestro heat-like repeat-containing protein family member 6, translated to MKAHVLQSLVPLLLLVHDECPNVSQVCWDTLSSAAEFLKWHQLGGFIQRKDTWQSCDCLLTRYKGRANNFLCQTMAFLENPQTPLRQAAIRFIGLAARQLDQRSQDKLDAICNDLKGLQQDSNSSVQSLASQTIFILEAFKNHPPAHSSLWTCFHRIRTMCTKESPVIEAAQLP